One stretch of Nitrospirota bacterium DNA includes these proteins:
- the trxA gene encoding thioredoxin, whose protein sequence is MSEVQKVASGSWDQEVLKADGLVMIDFWAPWCGPCKMIAPIIDELSKEYAGKVKVMKLNTDENPDISGKYQIMGIPSLVFFKGGKVIEKLVGAMSKKQFKDAIDRLLV, encoded by the coding sequence ATGTCAGAGGTTCAAAAAGTAGCGTCGGGAAGCTGGGATCAAGAGGTGCTGAAGGCAGATGGCCTGGTCATGATTGACTTTTGGGCCCCCTGGTGCGGACCTTGTAAAATGATTGCTCCGATTATCGACGAACTTTCCAAAGAATATGCAGGAAAAGTGAAAGTGATGAAACTAAATACCGACGAAAATCCCGATATTTCCGGAAAGTACCAGATCATGGGAATCCCTTCACTCGTTTTCTTCAAGGGTGGAAAGGTGATCGAAAAACTGGTCGGTGCCATGTCAAAAAAGCAGTTTAAAGACGCGATAGATCGGTTGTTGGTTTAG
- a CDS encoding ABC transporter permease translates to MNHHRLLTLGAILTSAFIWVILGFFVIVYFNLFQLYSGLREDLKVLVYLKDGLSQMDVKNLEERLFSEREVLTVRFIPKEKALADFKREMTTKGDLFKNLDGNPLPSFFEIKLKESYQSSEDFSRFVNKIKGNPGVEEIFYGKEWIDVLNRYVEFIQIMGIAVGFILIVGVISMVGIIVRLTVYSKREEILVLKYIGATHLFIKIPLLMEGAFLGFMSAALSLIALYGIFYFLTHFPPFFDLLMGAPTKSTFLPLEMILLFLLSGPILGVIGSFFPLQKYLKSFN, encoded by the coding sequence TTGAACCATCATCGGCTCCTGACCCTGGGTGCCATTTTAACCTCGGCGTTTATCTGGGTCATCCTCGGTTTTTTTGTCATTGTCTACTTCAATCTCTTTCAGCTCTATTCGGGATTGAGGGAAGATCTCAAAGTCCTCGTTTACCTTAAGGATGGTTTGTCCCAGATGGACGTCAAGAATCTGGAAGAAAGGCTTTTTTCGGAAAGAGAGGTTTTGACGGTCCGGTTCATTCCGAAAGAAAAAGCACTCGCCGATTTTAAAAGGGAGATGACAACAAAGGGTGATCTTTTCAAAAATCTTGATGGAAATCCGCTTCCATCCTTTTTTGAAATTAAATTAAAGGAATCATACCAATCCTCAGAGGATTTCTCGAGGTTTGTCAACAAGATTAAGGGGAATCCGGGTGTTGAAGAGATCTTCTATGGCAAGGAGTGGATCGACGTTTTAAACCGGTATGTCGAATTTATTCAGATCATGGGGATCGCTGTCGGATTTATTCTGATCGTAGGCGTGATTTCCATGGTCGGAATAATTGTCCGACTGACTGTCTATTCCAAAAGGGAAGAAATTCTGGTCCTCAAATACATCGGTGCAACGCATCTCTTCATTAAAATTCCGCTTCTGATGGAGGGCGCTTTTCTCGGTTTTATGAGCGCAGCCCTCTCCCTGATTGCCTTATATGGGATCTTCTATTTTCTCACGCATTTTCCACCTTTCTTCGATTTGCTCATGGGAGCACCCACAAAATCGACTTTTCTCCCTCTCGAGATGATTCTTTTATTTCTCCTTTCCGGACCGATATTGGGTGTGATTGGGAGTTTTTTCCCGCTCCAGAAATATCTGAAATCATTTAACTAA
- a CDS encoding YraN family protein, giving the protein MSVDGLAYGKEGEAFATKYLIQQGYQILERNFKTRMGEIDIIARNKGYLVFVEVKARQSNDFGGPAGAITSSKQRKIVQIAKAYMAFKKVESDARFDVVLIHGSGSLSSVELIQNAFEIR; this is encoded by the coding sequence ATGTCAGTGGACGGACTCGCATACGGAAAAGAGGGAGAGGCTTTCGCCACAAAATATCTCATCCAGCAGGGATATCAGATTCTGGAAAGAAATTTTAAAACTCGAATGGGTGAAATCGATATTATTGCAAGGAATAAAGGCTATCTCGTTTTTGTGGAGGTCAAAGCAAGACAGAGCAACGATTTTGGCGGACCCGCGGGAGCGATAACCTCTTCAAAACAGCGTAAAATAGTTCAAATCGCTAAAGCCTATATGGCCTTTAAAAAAGTTGAATCGGACGCCCGATTTGATGTGGTTCTGATTCATGGTTCCGGTAGTCTATCGTCGGTCGAACTGATTCAGAACGCCTTTGAGATTAGGTGA
- a CDS encoding response regulator: MNRSGPVNLLIVDDELGPRESLKMILKPFYTIFTAENGEEALKIIHENEIDIATLDYKMPGMTGTELLREIRKFNEEMAVIMITGFGTMKSAVEGIRYGASDYLVKPFEVSEIIDIVKKNLEKKRKKTEVTHFISDIVEAMGIQVPQKDLSNLGSSRTYILKKMETLFSGKRV; this comes from the coding sequence ATGAATAGGAGCGGGCCGGTTAATCTGCTGATCGTTGACGACGAGTTGGGACCTCGCGAATCCCTCAAAATGATTTTAAAGCCTTTCTATACGATTTTTACCGCCGAAAACGGCGAAGAAGCTCTTAAGATTATCCATGAAAATGAGATTGATATTGCCACATTGGATTACAAAATGCCGGGCATGACCGGAACGGAACTTTTAAGGGAAATTCGTAAATTTAATGAAGAGATGGCTGTGATTATGATCACGGGATTCGGCACGATGAAAAGCGCTGTAGAAGGAATCCGCTATGGGGCATCCGATTATCTTGTTAAGCCATTTGAGGTGAGTGAAATCATCGATATTGTCAAAAAGAACCTCGAGAAGAAAAGGAAAAAGACGGAAGTCACCCATTTCATATCGGATATCGTCGAGGCAATGGGGATACAGGTTCCTCAAAAGGACCTCAGCAATCTTGGGTCCTCGAGAACCTATATCTTAAAAAAAATGGAAACGCTGTTTTCCGGAAAGAGAGTCTAA
- a CDS encoding peptidoglycan DD-metalloendopeptidase family protein, with protein sequence MPQGKMVPQYRYLTVAVMVFFLAALLPGVSRSEALSQKKEELDKLKREIKEKKKLEKESKKAEHSILNEFESLDKKWTLEKRELRRYEGNIKSIDQEIHQLSQELEALEKKVAAGKGVLDARIRRIYKEGKLGDFMILAGGSDYQDLITRVHAMIEISKRDQLALKEYQDGMLNLKEKETQLEEKRRDLIGNKKGASERMESIQSEKMNKKLLLSKVRTEKELTAQAIRELEESTLKVQELMRQLDQHSSDRSGFMAEKGKLPWPNKGEVVGSFGRNKHPKFDFFVFKKGLEIKPAQDDYIRSIYDGTVVYADWFKGYGLLVIIDHGESYYSLYAHASKLMVDVGEKIKQNQIIGEVGETGYSADQSLYFEIRHGGKAVDPALWLSKKR encoded by the coding sequence ATGCCACAAGGGAAAATGGTTCCACAATATCGATATCTCACGGTCGCCGTCATGGTATTTTTTCTGGCCGCTCTTCTTCCCGGGGTATCCCGTTCTGAAGCACTTTCTCAAAAGAAAGAGGAATTGGACAAGCTCAAGAGGGAGATTAAAGAAAAGAAGAAATTGGAAAAAGAAAGTAAAAAGGCTGAACATTCCATACTCAATGAGTTCGAATCGCTCGATAAGAAATGGACGCTTGAAAAAAGGGAGTTGCGCCGGTATGAAGGCAATATCAAATCGATTGATCAGGAGATTCACCAGTTAAGTCAGGAACTTGAAGCCCTGGAAAAGAAAGTCGCCGCGGGAAAGGGAGTTCTCGATGCGAGAATTCGGAGAATTTATAAAGAAGGAAAATTGGGTGATTTCATGATTCTGGCAGGTGGATCGGACTATCAGGATTTGATTACGCGCGTTCATGCGATGATTGAAATTTCAAAAAGAGATCAGCTTGCTCTAAAGGAATATCAGGACGGGATGTTGAATCTGAAGGAGAAAGAAACCCAACTGGAAGAAAAGCGAAGGGACTTGATCGGAAACAAGAAGGGTGCCTCCGAAAGAATGGAGTCAATTCAAAGCGAAAAAATGAATAAAAAATTACTCCTTTCGAAAGTTCGAACTGAAAAGGAACTTACAGCTCAGGCGATTCGGGAACTGGAAGAATCTACTTTAAAAGTGCAGGAACTTATGAGACAATTGGACCAGCATAGCTCGGATCGATCCGGATTTATGGCCGAAAAGGGGAAACTTCCCTGGCCAAACAAAGGGGAGGTCGTCGGATCTTTCGGAAGGAACAAACACCCTAAATTTGATTTTTTCGTGTTCAAAAAAGGGTTGGAAATCAAGCCCGCTCAAGACGATTATATCCGGTCGATCTACGACGGAACAGTCGTCTACGCGGATTGGTTTAAGGGATACGGCCTACTCGTTATCATTGATCATGGAGAAAGTTATTATTCGCTTTATGCCCATGCTTCCAAGCTGATGGTGGACGTCGGAGAAAAGATCAAACAGAACCAGATTATTGGAGAAGTGGGGGAAACGGGCTATTCGGCCGACCAAAGCCTTTATTTTGAAATCCGGCACGGCGGAAAGGCTGTCGATCCGGCACTCTGGCTAAGCAAGAAGAGGTAA
- the groL gene encoding chaperonin GroEL (60 kDa chaperone family; promotes refolding of misfolded polypeptides especially under stressful conditions; forms two stacked rings of heptamers to form a barrel-shaped 14mer; ends can be capped by GroES; misfolded proteins enter the barrel where they are refolded when GroES binds) — protein MAKQMIFSEDARALILKGVNQLTDAVKATLGPRGRNAVIEKKFGAPTITKDGVTVAKEIELRDPYENMGAQLVKEVSSKTSDTAGDGTTTATVLAQAIFREGVKHTSAGANAMDIKRGIDRAVEVVIEELKKISKPCQTKKEISQIGTISANNDKTIGDLIAEAMEKVGKDGVITVEEAKSMTTSLDVVEGMQFDRGYISPYFVTDSDRMEAVLEDVFILINEKKISTMKDLLPILEQIAKMGRPFVIISEDVEGEALATLVVNKLRGTLNCAAVKAPGFGDRRKAMLEDIAILTGGQVISEDLGLKLENVKVSDLGRAKRVTIDKDNTTIVEGAGETAKIQGRVKQIKAQIEETTSDYDREKLQERLAKIVGGVAVINVGAATETEMKEKKARVEDALHATKAAVEEGIVPGGGVALIRCLPALDKMELGGDLQWGVNIVKRALEEPIRQITENAGFEGSVIVEKVKNGKGNFGFDAATGNYVDMVDSGIIDPTKVSRSALQNAASVSGLMLTTEVMIADIPEEKKAPMMPPGGGGGMGDMY, from the coding sequence ATGGCCAAACAGATGATATTTAGCGAGGATGCTCGCGCTTTAATCCTGAAAGGGGTTAATCAACTTACAGATGCCGTTAAGGCAACATTGGGACCTCGTGGAAGAAATGCCGTAATCGAAAAGAAATTCGGCGCTCCCACCATTACCAAGGATGGCGTGACCGTTGCGAAGGAGATTGAATTAAGAGATCCCTATGAAAATATGGGAGCTCAATTGGTTAAGGAAGTTTCCAGCAAGACCAGCGATACCGCCGGTGATGGGACCACCACGGCCACCGTATTGGCACAGGCGATCTTTCGGGAAGGTGTGAAACATACCTCCGCCGGAGCGAATGCAATGGACATTAAAAGAGGAATTGACCGGGCGGTTGAAGTGGTCATCGAAGAATTAAAAAAGATCAGCAAACCGTGTCAGACGAAAAAGGAAATTTCCCAGATCGGGACCATTTCTGCAAATAACGACAAAACGATTGGCGATCTGATTGCAGAAGCCATGGAAAAAGTGGGCAAGGATGGCGTTATTACGGTCGAAGAGGCCAAGAGTATGACGACTTCTCTGGACGTGGTTGAAGGAATGCAGTTTGACCGTGGATATATTTCACCTTATTTCGTGACCGACTCCGACAGGATGGAAGCGGTTCTGGAAGATGTGTTTATCCTCATCAATGAGAAAAAAATAAGCACCATGAAAGATCTTCTCCCTATTCTGGAACAGATTGCCAAAATGGGAAGACCTTTTGTGATTATTTCCGAAGATGTCGAAGGAGAGGCGCTCGCAACGCTCGTCGTCAACAAGTTAAGAGGGACATTAAACTGCGCCGCCGTGAAGGCTCCCGGATTTGGGGATCGGAGAAAAGCGATGTTAGAAGATATCGCCATTCTAACCGGTGGACAGGTTATCTCCGAAGATCTCGGCCTGAAACTTGAAAACGTTAAAGTTTCGGATTTGGGTAGAGCAAAAAGGGTTACGATTGACAAAGATAACACGACCATCGTTGAAGGTGCAGGCGAAACTGCAAAGATTCAGGGACGTGTCAAACAGATCAAGGCCCAAATCGAAGAAACGACGTCGGATTATGATCGTGAAAAGCTTCAGGAAAGGCTTGCAAAGATCGTCGGCGGTGTCGCTGTCATTAATGTCGGTGCGGCAACTGAAACAGAAATGAAAGAAAAGAAGGCACGCGTGGAAGATGCTCTACACGCGACGAAAGCAGCCGTGGAAGAAGGGATTGTTCCGGGTGGAGGTGTCGCCCTCATTCGGTGTCTTCCGGCTCTGGACAAGATGGAACTCGGCGGCGATTTACAATGGGGTGTGAATATTGTAAAGCGCGCCCTGGAGGAACCTATCCGTCAGATAACAGAGAATGCCGGATTTGAAGGTTCCGTGATCGTTGAAAAGGTTAAAAATGGAAAAGGGAATTTCGGGTTTGACGCTGCGACGGGAAATTACGTCGATATGGTTGATTCCGGAATTATCGATCCGACCAAAGTGAGCCGTAGTGCGCTTCAAAACGCGGCCTCTGTTTCAGGTTTGATGTTGACGACTGAGGTCATGATTGCGGATATCCCTGAAGAGAAAAAAGCTCCGATGATGCCGCCGGGTGGTGGGGGTGGTATGGGGGACATGTACTAG
- a CDS encoding co-chaperone GroES, giving the protein MAFKPLKDRVFVGYSAELEKTAGGIYIPEAAKEKPQKGKIEAIGAEVKSVKVGDQILFDKYSGSKINIDNVEYLILKEEDILGIFED; this is encoded by the coding sequence TTGGCCTTTAAACCTTTGAAAGACAGAGTCTTTGTGGGCTATTCTGCGGAACTTGAAAAAACTGCGGGGGGAATCTATATTCCTGAAGCGGCCAAGGAAAAACCACAAAAAGGAAAGATTGAGGCGATTGGAGCGGAAGTCAAGTCAGTGAAAGTGGGCGATCAGATCCTTTTTGATAAATATTCCGGTTCAAAAATTAATATTGACAATGTTGAGTATCTGATTTTAAAAGAAGAAGATATTTTGGGGATTTTTGAGGATTAA
- a CDS encoding S41 family peptidase: MSWRNRKQATVTFTALVLMLVLGIVVGRGFDRVFAQPDTYDELKTFSEVLSTVQKNYVEEVKSKDLVYGAIKGMLNTLDSHSSFMPPEAYKEMQVDTKGEFGGLGIQIGIKENKLTVISPIEGTPADLAGIKAGDVILKVDGQSSVNLSLQEAVEKMRGPKGSKVVLTILRENTPDPLTFTLVRDIIKIQSVKSKMLDKGIGYIRVTQFQEHTSRDLDKALKKLKEDKMQSLILDLRNNPGGLLTSAIEISEAFLEPGKLVVFIKGRDGKKEEYSSNGPANQENFPMIVLVNEGSASASEIVSGALQDWGRAVVVGVQTFGKGSVQTILPLSDGAGLRLTTAKYYTPKGRSIQNVGIEPDITVKPLPLKDAKGTVMNRPILREKDLERHLKNETTKELEKEDSSTPPQSEESLPILEEKKDQEDIQLQKAIDLLKSWKIFKQLMPGAVTTRGEGTQKEALVGK; this comes from the coding sequence ATGAGTTGGAGAAATAGGAAACAGGCTACCGTCACCTTTACCGCGCTGGTTCTCATGCTGGTGCTCGGAATCGTTGTGGGAAGAGGATTTGATCGTGTATTTGCCCAACCGGACACTTACGACGAACTAAAGACTTTCTCCGAAGTATTGTCGACCGTTCAGAAGAATTATGTTGAGGAGGTCAAGTCGAAAGATCTGGTCTATGGCGCGATCAAAGGCATGCTCAATACCCTGGATAGCCATTCTTCATTCATGCCCCCTGAAGCGTATAAGGAAATGCAGGTGGATACCAAAGGAGAATTTGGAGGCTTGGGAATCCAAATAGGCATTAAGGAAAACAAACTGACTGTGATATCTCCTATTGAAGGGACCCCTGCGGATCTTGCGGGAATCAAAGCGGGAGATGTCATTTTGAAAGTGGATGGCCAATCTTCAGTGAATTTGAGTTTGCAGGAAGCCGTGGAGAAAATGAGGGGACCCAAGGGAAGCAAGGTTGTTTTAACGATTCTTCGGGAAAATACGCCGGACCCTCTCACGTTCACACTGGTCAGAGATATCATTAAAATTCAGAGCGTTAAGAGTAAGATGCTGGATAAAGGAATTGGTTATATCCGTGTAACCCAGTTTCAGGAACATACGTCAAGAGATCTGGACAAAGCGCTCAAGAAATTAAAAGAAGATAAAATGCAATCATTGATTCTTGATTTAAGAAATAACCCCGGAGGTCTTTTGACTTCGGCAATTGAAATTAGTGAGGCTTTTCTCGAACCGGGCAAGCTGGTTGTTTTTATCAAGGGGCGGGATGGTAAGAAAGAGGAATATAGTTCGAATGGTCCTGCGAACCAGGAAAATTTCCCGATGATCGTTCTGGTCAATGAAGGGAGCGCTTCCGCTTCCGAGATTGTGTCGGGTGCTCTGCAAGATTGGGGAAGAGCGGTTGTGGTCGGCGTGCAGACTTTTGGGAAGGGATCTGTTCAGACGATACTTCCCTTGTCGGACGGAGCAGGTCTTCGACTCACGACGGCTAAATACTATACCCCAAAGGGAAGGTCCATCCAGAATGTCGGGATTGAACCGGATATTACTGTTAAACCGCTGCCTCTCAAGGATGCGAAAGGAACTGTCATGAACCGTCCTATTCTTCGCGAGAAGGATCTGGAACGGCACTTGAAAAATGAAACAACCAAAGAGTTGGAAAAGGAGGATTCCTCGACGCCTCCGCAGAGCGAAGAGAGCCTGCCTATCCTTGAAGAAAAGAAAGACCAGGAAGATATCCAACTTCAAAAAGCAATTGATTTGCTAAAAAGCTGGAAGATTTTCAAGCAATTGATGCCTGGAGCGGTAACAACCCGCGGGGAAGGGACACAAAAGGAGGCTCTGGTAGGAAAATAA
- a CDS encoding TrkA C-terminal domain-containing protein, translating to MIQLARTEILSFFVGIRELIYSIAEKVDYRMKSFKLNLRGNLIEKELDRAFIELGKNAVAKMSSDSDPESFNSEEFVHKIHEIRNLKDQYSLSLQELSDLQRKALKESLSHCTEQFQRSGWELAQIEVPSDCVLNRIRIKDIPIKKDFLVLMIKKDQQMALVTGETFLEPEDTLICIGTAESLQLFKGYLLKGELPG from the coding sequence ATGATCCAGCTTGCCAGAACTGAAATTCTCTCCTTTTTTGTCGGAATACGAGAGCTCATTTATTCGATCGCTGAGAAGGTCGACTATCGCATGAAGTCGTTTAAGCTTAATTTGCGTGGAAATCTTATTGAAAAGGAACTGGACCGCGCGTTTATCGAATTGGGAAAAAATGCCGTTGCAAAAATGTCATCCGATTCAGATCCTGAGAGCTTTAATTCGGAAGAATTTGTTCATAAAATTCATGAGATCCGGAATTTAAAAGATCAATATTCCCTCTCGCTGCAGGAGCTTTCTGATCTTCAGCGAAAAGCATTAAAAGAATCCCTGTCGCATTGTACTGAACAATTTCAACGGTCTGGCTGGGAGTTGGCACAAATCGAAGTTCCATCCGATTGTGTATTGAATAGAATCAGGATTAAAGATATTCCGATCAAAAAAGATTTTCTTGTTCTGATGATTAAGAAAGATCAACAGATGGCACTGGTTACCGGAGAAACCTTTCTTGAACCGGAGGATACGCTCATTTGCATTGGTACAGCAGAAAGTCTACAGCTTTTTAAAGGCTATCTTCTTAAAGGAGAACTGCCAGGATAA
- the ftsE gene encoding cell division ATP-binding protein FtsE: MIQFSNVFKGYHPRQFILKDVSFSIDKGEFVFIMGPSGAGKTTLLKLLFCEEKIDQGSILVQGQNIARIQSSAIPFYRRKIGFIFQDFRLIQKKTVFENVALALKIMHVPTKETEKKVMEALALVGLEYKKEVVAIDLSGGEQQRVCIARAFVNRPPIILADEPTGNLDFDLSLHFLQLLKGIQARGTTIVVATHNKELVNMSKKRIITIKEGRVSSE, encoded by the coding sequence ATGATTCAGTTTTCTAATGTTTTTAAAGGGTATCACCCCAGACAATTTATATTGAAAGATGTCAGTTTTTCGATCGATAAGGGGGAATTTGTTTTCATAATGGGGCCGAGTGGTGCCGGAAAAACGACCCTCCTTAAGCTCCTGTTTTGCGAAGAGAAAATCGATCAAGGTTCCATCCTGGTTCAGGGCCAGAACATTGCCAGAATTCAATCCTCCGCGATTCCCTTTTATCGAAGGAAAATCGGCTTCATTTTTCAAGACTTCAGACTCATTCAAAAAAAAACCGTCTTTGAAAACGTTGCCCTTGCCCTCAAAATTATGCATGTTCCGACCAAAGAAACTGAGAAAAAAGTGATGGAAGCGCTTGCCCTGGTCGGACTTGAATATAAAAAAGAAGTTGTCGCGATCGATCTTTCGGGAGGAGAACAGCAGAGGGTCTGTATTGCCAGGGCATTTGTCAATCGTCCTCCCATTATTCTGGCTGACGAACCGACCGGTAATCTTGATTTTGACCTTTCACTCCACTTTTTACAACTCCTGAAAGGTATTCAGGCGAGAGGGACGACCATCGTTGTTGCCACACACAATAAGGAACTGGTCAACATGTCAAAAAAAAGGATCATTACGATTAAAGAGGGGAGAGTTTCTTCTGAATAA
- the recN gene encoding DNA repair protein RecN encodes MLQELLIKDFAIIEDLRLEFGPGLNLITGETGAGKSIIIDALQTLLGAKSSPENVRDGSKESVLEGTFLIPPAFPLREKYLALHYINENDQEIIVRRIISATGKSKSYLNGNMINQAALAELSDLLLEIHGQNQQISLFKKSVQLSLLDSYAGLEETVFEFERLFYDWTRTASSLRKLKESEEKEKERRSFLKFQVEELESAVLDPDEEIRLEEERRLLVKSEFLKAKSENAYYLLSENEENSVLSSLQTIQKEISEISVIDSRGMPILQLVSSALIQLKETAVLMRDYRETIESRRDSLENIEKRLFSLSQLKKKYGASIPELIEKLITLGEELDGLNHLESDMNSLNFEMQEIEKKLEVLAEGLSEGRKSAIVTLEKEVVKDLKTLKIKDPEFKVRFLNLPSEIRFTRHGQEEVVFLISMNPGFPPIEIEKAASGGELSRLMLVLKSILSQAESVPLLIFDEIDTGVGGEVAELIGKKLWNLARTKQVFCITHLPQIACFGEFHFNISKRVKRGKTDVVVKRLNDRERIQEIGRMLGGSIMTSNTIKFAEEMMANRLTSPRSSS; translated from the coding sequence ATGTTGCAAGAGCTTTTGATTAAAGATTTCGCGATTATAGAGGATTTACGCCTTGAATTTGGCCCCGGTCTAAATCTTATCACAGGTGAAACCGGAGCTGGAAAATCGATCATTATCGATGCACTTCAAACCCTTCTGGGCGCCAAGAGTTCGCCTGAAAATGTCCGGGACGGATCCAAGGAATCCGTCCTTGAAGGAACCTTTCTAATCCCGCCTGCTTTTCCTTTAAGAGAAAAATATCTTGCCCTCCACTATATAAATGAAAATGATCAGGAGATCATCGTCCGTCGAATCATTTCCGCAACGGGGAAAAGCAAATCGTACCTGAATGGAAATATGATTAATCAGGCGGCGCTTGCCGAACTTTCTGATTTACTTCTGGAAATCCACGGTCAGAATCAACAGATTTCACTTTTTAAAAAATCAGTCCAGCTTTCACTGCTCGATTCCTATGCGGGACTGGAAGAAACCGTTTTTGAATTTGAAAGACTCTTTTATGACTGGACTCGCACTGCCAGTTCCCTTCGTAAACTAAAAGAAAGTGAAGAAAAAGAAAAGGAGAGACGTTCCTTTCTGAAATTTCAGGTCGAGGAATTGGAATCCGCCGTACTCGATCCCGATGAAGAAATCCGATTGGAAGAAGAACGGAGACTCCTTGTCAAATCCGAATTTCTAAAGGCAAAATCTGAAAATGCTTACTACCTCTTGTCCGAAAATGAAGAGAACTCTGTCTTATCTTCTCTTCAGACGATTCAGAAAGAAATCTCTGAGATTTCAGTAATCGATTCGAGGGGAATGCCAATATTGCAATTGGTTTCATCCGCGTTAATCCAGCTTAAGGAAACGGCTGTACTTATGAGAGATTACCGGGAAACCATTGAAAGCCGAAGAGACTCTCTGGAGAATATTGAAAAACGACTTTTTTCCCTCTCTCAGTTAAAGAAAAAATATGGCGCATCAATTCCCGAATTGATCGAAAAGCTCATAACGCTCGGGGAGGAACTTGACGGCCTGAATCATCTTGAAAGTGACATGAATTCTCTCAATTTCGAGATGCAGGAAATTGAAAAGAAACTGGAAGTCCTGGCAGAAGGTTTATCGGAAGGAAGAAAGAGCGCGATTGTCACTCTGGAAAAAGAGGTGGTTAAGGACTTAAAAACATTGAAAATTAAGGATCCTGAATTTAAGGTACGTTTTCTAAACCTCCCTTCTGAAATCCGGTTTACAAGGCATGGACAAGAAGAGGTTGTCTTTCTCATATCGATGAACCCTGGTTTTCCACCTATTGAAATTGAAAAAGCCGCTTCAGGAGGCGAGCTATCCCGCCTGATGCTCGTATTAAAGTCAATTCTTTCCCAGGCGGAGTCCGTGCCGCTTCTCATCTTTGATGAAATCGACACGGGTGTAGGAGGCGAAGTTGCAGAACTGATCGGAAAGAAATTATGGAATCTGGCCAGAACGAAGCAGGTGTTTTGCATTACCCATCTTCCGCAGATTGCATGTTTTGGCGAATTTCATTTTAATATTTCCAAAAGAGTGAAGCGTGGAAAGACGGACGTTGTCGTGAAACGATTAAATGATCGGGAGCGCATTCAGGAGATTGGGAGAATGCTGGGGGGGAGTATCATGACATCCAATACCATAAAATTTGCGGAAGAGATGATGGCAAACAGGTTAACCTCGCCTCGTTCTTCAAGTTAA
- a CDS encoding ribonuclease HII, with product MWEKLTHFEKGCEASGFRLVAGIDEAGRGPLAGPVVAATVIFPPGFKLPGLNDSKQLSPSQREFYYQEIVNHALAIGVGVVESGVIDQINILQATLLAAKMAVSQLTPQPDYLLIDALNLSFISIPQKSIIKGDTLSYSIAGASVVAKVTRDRIMRMYHHQHPEYQFDHHKGYGTKEHLHRIQIHGPSPLHRLSFRGVLPAR from the coding sequence ATGTGGGAAAAACTGACCCATTTTGAGAAAGGTTGCGAAGCATCGGGATTCCGATTGGTCGCGGGTATTGACGAAGCCGGAAGAGGTCCCTTAGCCGGTCCTGTTGTTGCCGCTACCGTCATCTTTCCTCCCGGCTTTAAACTCCCAGGATTGAATGATTCAAAGCAGCTCAGTCCGTCTCAACGCGAATTTTATTATCAGGAAATAGTAAATCATGCCCTGGCAATCGGAGTCGGCGTAGTCGAATCCGGGGTGATTGATCAAATTAACATTCTCCAGGCCACTCTTCTCGCCGCAAAAATGGCGGTGTCCCAATTGACTCCGCAGCCAGACTATTTATTGATTGATGCCTTAAACCTTTCCTTTATTTCCATTCCGCAGAAATCCATTATCAAGGGAGATACGCTCTCCTATTCTATTGCGGGTGCCTCCGTTGTGGCCAAGGTAACCCGCGACAGGATCATGCGGATGTATCATCATCAGCACCCAGAATACCAATTTGATCATCACAAGGGTTACGGCACGAAAGAACACCTTCATCGTATTCAGATTCACGGACCATCTCCGCTTCACCGTTTGAGTTTTCGGGGTGTATTGCCAGCACGTTGA